One window of Bacteroidota bacterium genomic DNA carries:
- a CDS encoding PEP-utilizing enzyme, which produces MADKFISKALEANLAETRYKNIVIPESHQFFITLSESYYGISKRASECLIEYSHPFSNRKFVVEQLREILLGDFWFYFGNEQAEKAFDVILDVQDKLLQCDLKKELHLEIIQTLIEFVELLSRQRKILHHTISECLHIFKRNLELRKESFIESSRFFIKHLTVTVQLPSFCDEVFRLTQEILYKNILFWEQTSQINAWMNSRKQILRRDYSAELATVGQPYFDALKAKIETITDWQALTTEIPTYDAIADNYSRFTDIFESFIEKFYYSFYLLYLPGMAQVKDRLIWNINKLLRNTIDEIEKDELKDFTDKIFELSEQLRKNHMSSVLDCLLTLGKKLIDVDDTEERQLVSHFESKLIDFGFEIPGIVYVNEDWQINVNPNHIKNIRVWLELIEYPHMILERLLSSLIVNLKLGGIFINDTDLFQRDISKILNSNIAPYYKRVKQLTKIFPVYFNEIGAEGDIRHITTSIDELSRRQDRLIHFLRKQVHTESNNTLIDLTRKIFSFWYDGDLSKLKPLLPSDVYESIDLEGEWFAPVHLMVHSLCEKSSCRHTELLDLEESKFEELIAQITDNNNRDKERIKFLRKLYFLLKEKYSFDTVDISAILKKFPFLDNKEIEKFSKALKSNNFEKSLKMIYSFMEKLKQIIFNPSPSEGWENIYYKRHIAIGIPSMYGVYRENKFEALGLTFRLEKIATRLMEKVVDNINLDYISAKTLNRIYEILEYFREGLEFDGIYSQGFTSNLEMLKYSLISRSFSLEQYINIFQFIAEDIKKSIDKYFLKTYEYPLYEIIPRLFRPENEKDEKSMAVLLNKKSEEFYRDIISSAFLVQPLDNLVSRVLHSLRNMADHLPQALINDVMSYNSDLVISPISEETVEMDNQIFLGSKGYFLKKMYLSEFPVPQGFVLTTEVFRCRNAISNLPDIGEEMDRMILTQIKRLEKLTGREFGNPKNPLLLSVRSGSAISMPGAMTTFLDVGMNDELTIELSKQHNFGWTSWDSYRRLLQCWGMANGIARDVFDQTIQAYKKKYKVDQKANFEPALMHQIAMAYKKVLSDNNIYFEQDLQEQLKQTISYVFESWSSERARAYRQHLGIANEWGTAVIIQKMILGNLHKYSGTGVVFTRYPHDPKPGVNLYGDFTFCSQGEDIVSGLVHTLPISENQRKLSRMKKRSLQSAMPEIYRRIQQIAVDLIENHGYPPQEIEFTFESENPNDVFILQTRDLDILNQQKINVFSLSPHDMQLVGRGIGIGGGAMNGILSFDMDDLDKFKVQFPGQNHILVRPDTVPDDIGMVFKCDGLLTSKGGATSHAAVTAVRLGKVCVVNCIDLAVNEKKKECAINAMKFKSGDRIAIDGYLGNIYKGNYPIELSELIPGI; this is translated from the coding sequence ATGGCAGATAAGTTCATATCTAAAGCCCTGGAGGCTAACCTGGCTGAAACACGCTATAAAAATATTGTGATCCCGGAATCACATCAGTTTTTCATTACACTGTCTGAATCGTATTATGGCATTAGCAAACGGGCCAGCGAATGCCTGATTGAATATTCCCACCCCTTCTCAAACCGCAAATTTGTTGTTGAACAGCTCAGGGAGATTCTCCTCGGGGATTTCTGGTTTTATTTCGGAAATGAACAGGCCGAAAAAGCTTTTGATGTCATCCTGGATGTTCAGGATAAACTGTTACAGTGTGACCTGAAAAAAGAATTGCATCTGGAAATCATCCAGACGCTGATTGAATTCGTTGAATTGCTGAGCCGGCAAAGGAAAATCCTTCATCATACGATCTCCGAATGCCTTCATATATTTAAAAGGAATCTTGAATTGAGGAAAGAAAGTTTCATTGAGAGTTCAAGGTTTTTTATCAAGCACCTCACCGTCACGGTTCAGTTGCCATCCTTCTGTGATGAAGTCTTTCGGCTTACACAGGAAATCCTTTATAAAAACATCCTTTTCTGGGAACAAACATCCCAGATTAATGCATGGATGAACAGCAGAAAACAGATCCTCAGGAGAGATTATTCTGCAGAACTGGCAACAGTCGGTCAGCCCTATTTCGATGCTCTCAAGGCAAAAATTGAAACGATCACCGACTGGCAGGCACTGACCACAGAAATTCCTACTTATGATGCCATTGCCGACAACTATAGTCGATTTACGGATATTTTTGAATCGTTCATTGAAAAGTTCTACTATTCGTTCTATCTGCTCTATCTACCAGGTATGGCACAGGTAAAAGACCGGCTGATCTGGAACATCAATAAGCTGCTCCGCAATACCATCGATGAAATCGAGAAAGATGAGCTCAAAGATTTCACTGATAAAATCTTCGAACTGTCTGAACAATTGCGCAAGAATCATATGTCCTCGGTATTGGATTGCCTGCTGACACTGGGTAAGAAGCTCATAGATGTAGATGATACTGAAGAACGACAGCTCGTGAGCCATTTTGAAAGTAAACTCATCGATTTTGGCTTCGAAATCCCCGGCATCGTATATGTAAATGAAGACTGGCAGATCAATGTGAATCCAAATCATATCAAAAATATCAGGGTCTGGCTTGAGTTGATTGAATACCCTCACATGATCCTTGAGCGTCTGCTTTCTTCCCTAATTGTTAACCTTAAACTCGGTGGTATATTTATCAATGACACTGACCTCTTCCAGCGCGATATCAGTAAGATCCTTAATTCCAATATTGCTCCATACTATAAGCGTGTCAAACAACTCACAAAGATTTTCCCTGTTTATTTTAATGAGATAGGTGCCGAAGGCGATATCCGTCATATCACAACATCTATTGACGAACTCTCACGCCGCCAGGATCGTCTTATCCATTTCCTACGCAAACAGGTACATACCGAGAGCAACAATACCCTGATAGACCTGACCAGGAAAATTTTCAGCTTCTGGTACGATGGTGACCTCAGTAAATTAAAGCCTTTACTTCCTTCCGACGTTTACGAATCGATCGATTTGGAGGGTGAATGGTTTGCCCCTGTACACCTGATGGTGCATAGCCTTTGTGAAAAAAGCAGCTGCCGGCATACTGAACTCCTTGACCTGGAAGAATCAAAATTCGAGGAACTCATCGCACAGATAACAGATAATAATAACAGGGATAAAGAAAGAATCAAATTCCTCAGGAAACTCTATTTCCTGCTAAAAGAAAAATATTCCTTCGATACAGTTGATATCAGCGCCATTCTTAAAAAATTTCCTTTTCTTGATAACAAAGAGATCGAAAAGTTCAGCAAAGCCCTGAAAAGTAACAATTTCGAGAAATCCCTGAAGATGATATACAGCTTCATGGAAAAACTCAAGCAGATTATTTTCAATCCCTCTCCAAGTGAAGGATGGGAGAATATCTATTATAAAAGGCATATTGCCATTGGCATACCATCCATGTACGGTGTTTACAGGGAAAACAAGTTTGAAGCGCTCGGGCTGACATTCAGGCTTGAAAAGATCGCCACACGGTTGATGGAAAAGGTGGTTGACAATATCAACCTGGATTATATTTCTGCCAAAACACTCAACCGCATTTATGAGATCCTTGAATATTTCAGGGAAGGACTGGAATTCGATGGTATCTATAGTCAGGGCTTCACATCCAACCTGGAAATGCTTAAATACAGCCTGATATCGAGAAGCTTCTCGCTTGAACAGTATATCAATATCTTCCAGTTTATCGCAGAAGATATTAAAAAATCGATCGACAAATATTTTCTGAAAACTTACGAATATCCGCTTTATGAAATCATTCCCCGGTTATTCAGGCCGGAAAACGAAAAGGATGAAAAGTCCATGGCCGTATTGCTGAATAAAAAATCAGAGGAATTTTACAGGGATATTATCTCTTCAGCTTTTCTGGTTCAGCCACTTGATAATCTTGTTTCAAGGGTTCTGCATAGCTTGCGGAATATGGCTGATCATCTGCCACAGGCACTTATCAATGATGTCATGTCTTACAACTCCGACCTGGTCATCAGTCCTATCAGCGAAGAAACCGTTGAAATGGACAACCAAATCTTCCTGGGTTCAAAGGGGTACTTCTTAAAAAAAATGTATTTGTCTGAATTTCCTGTTCCCCAGGGTTTTGTGCTGACTACTGAAGTGTTCCGCTGCAGGAATGCCATTTCTAACCTGCCGGATATAGGAGAAGAAATGGACCGTATGATTCTTACCCAGATTAAACGGCTCGAAAAACTCACAGGCAGGGAATTTGGCAACCCAAAAAACCCACTATTATTATCAGTCCGTTCAGGATCAGCTATTTCAATGCCTGGAGCCATGACGACATTCCTTGATGTCGGCATGAATGACGAGCTCACTATAGAGTTGAGTAAACAGCATAACTTCGGCTGGACATCATGGGATTCCTACCGTCGTCTGCTGCAGTGCTGGGGCATGGCCAACGGTATTGCCCGTGATGTTTTCGATCAGACCATCCAGGCCTATAAGAAGAAATACAAAGTCGATCAGAAGGCCAATTTTGAACCTGCACTTATGCACCAGATTGCAATGGCCTATAAGAAAGTCTTGTCGGATAACAATATATATTTTGAACAGGACTTACAAGAGCAACTGAAGCAAACCATCAGTTATGTCTTTGAATCCTGGTCATCTGAAAGGGCCAGGGCTTACCGGCAGCACCTCGGCATTGCCAACGAGTGGGGCACTGCAGTCATCATTCAGAAGATGATCCTGGGTAACCTGCATAAATACTCCGGAACTGGTGTTGTTTTTACACGTTATCCTCATGATCCGAAACCAGGAGTGAATCTCTATGGTGACTTCACTTTCTGCAGCCAGGGCGAAGATATTGTCAGTGGACTTGTACATACATTACCCATTTCCGAAAATCAGAGGAAACTGTCGCGGATGAAAAAACGTTCCCTGCAAAGCGCCATGCCGGAAATTTACAGGAGAATCCAGCAAATTGCCGTCGATCTCATTGAAAATCATGGTTACCCGCCTCAGGAAATTGAATTCACGTTTGAGTCGGAGAATCCTAATGATGTTTTTATTCTCCAAACCCGCGACCTGGATATCCTGAATCAGCAAAAGATAAACGTATTCAGCTTATCACCACATGACATGCAACTGGTCGGCAGGGGCATCGGAATCGGTGGAGGCGCCATGAACGGCATCCTTTCTTTTGACATGGACGACCTGGACAAATTCAAGGTACAATTCCCCGGGCAAAACCATATTCTCGTAAGACCTGATACGGTTCCTGACGACATCGGTATGGTTTTCAAATGTGACGGTCTGCTGACCTCCAAGGGAGGGGCTACTTCGCACGCCGCTGTCACAGCTGTCAGGCTCGGTAAAGTCTGCGTCGTCAATTGCATTGACCTGGCTGTTAATGAAAAGAAAAAAGAATGCGCAATCAATGCCATGAAATTCAAATCCGGCGACAGGATAGCTATCGATGGATACCTCGGGAATATTTACAAGGGCAACTACCCCATAGAACTGTCTGAACTGATTCCGGGTATATAA
- the gap gene encoding type I glyceraldehyde-3-phosphate dehydrogenase: MAKIKVAINGFGRIGRNVLKIALERENIEIIGINDLTNTKTLAHLLKYDSTQGKFNGTIGFDDTNIIVNGKKISVSAEKSPANIPWPESPDVVVEATGIFRNKESAKGGYGDHLKNGAKKVILTVPAKDDIDNTIVIGVNDRDLRETDQCISNASCTTNCLAPVAKVLNDRFGIENGFMTTIHSYTNDQRILDAPHSDLRRARSCAISQIPTTTGAAKAVGKVIPELKGKLDGLAIRVPTPTGSVVDFVANLKVEATKEEVNLAMKEAAEGPMNGILEYTEDPIVSVDIIHNTHSSIFDALSTMVMGKTIKVLAWYDNEWGYSCRVVDLIEKL, from the coding sequence ATGGCTAAGATTAAAGTTGCTATTAATGGTTTTGGAAGGATAGGCCGCAATGTTCTTAAGATCGCCCTTGAGAGGGAAAATATTGAAATTATCGGGATAAATGACCTGACTAATACCAAAACACTCGCACATTTGCTCAAGTATGACTCCACCCAGGGAAAATTTAATGGCACGATAGGATTTGATGACACGAATATCATTGTCAACGGGAAAAAGATCTCCGTATCGGCTGAGAAGAGTCCTGCCAATATCCCATGGCCGGAGAGTCCAGACGTAGTAGTGGAAGCTACGGGTATATTCCGCAACAAGGAAAGCGCTAAAGGCGGCTATGGTGATCACTTAAAAAATGGAGCAAAGAAGGTCATTTTAACAGTTCCTGCAAAGGATGATATTGATAACACAATCGTTATCGGTGTTAACGACAGGGATTTGAGAGAAACCGACCAGTGCATTTCGAATGCTTCCTGCACAACCAATTGCCTGGCGCCTGTTGCAAAAGTTCTGAATGACAGGTTCGGCATCGAAAATGGATTCATGACTACCATTCATTCTTATACTAATGATCAGCGTATTCTTGATGCGCCTCATTCGGATCTGAGAAGGGCGAGGTCATGTGCCATATCGCAGATACCGACCACCACCGGTGCTGCAAAAGCTGTTGGTAAGGTCATCCCTGAGCTGAAAGGCAAACTGGATGGGTTGGCCATTCGCGTTCCTACTCCGACAGGGTCAGTGGTCGACTTCGTGGCCAACCTGAAAGTGGAAGCAACAAAGGAAGAAGTCAATTTGGCTATGAAAGAAGCAGCCGAAGGCCCCATGAATGGCATACTCGAATATACGGAAGATCCGATCGTTTCAGTCGATATTATCCATAACACGCATTCTTCCATCTTCGATGCACTCAGCACTATGGTCATGGGGAAAACCATAAAGGTGCTGGCCTGGTATGACAATGAATGGGGTTATTCCTGCAGGGTGGTCGATTTAATCGAAAAGCTATAG